The DNA region CGCCGGGTGCTCGAGGCCGCGATCGCGACGGCCGGCGGCAGCTTCGACTGGGACGTCCACCACGCGGGCGTCGACATCATGGAGGAGAAGGGCACCCCGCTGCCCGACGACGTGATCGCGTCGATCCGCGACACGAAGGTCGCCCTCAAGGGCCCGATCACCACGCCGATCGGCACCGGCTTCCGCTCGGTCAACGTCGCGCTGCGCTTCGAACTCGACCTCTACGCGTGCCTGCGGCCGTGCAAGACCTACCCCGGCGTGCGCACCCGGTTCGACGACGTCAACGTCGTGATCGTCCGCGAGAACATGGAGGACCTCTACCGGGGCATCGAGTTCAAGGAAGGCACCCCGGAGTCGAAGAAGGTCATCGACTTCCTCAACGGCGAGTTCGACAACAAGAAGATCAGCGCCGACTCCGGCATCTCGATCAAGCCGATCAGCCGCACCGGGTCGGAGCGCATCATTCGCTGGGCGTTCGAGTACGCCCGGGCCAACGGCCGCAAGCGCGTCCACTGCGTGACGAAGTCCAACATCATGAAGTTCACCGACGGGCTGTTCCTCGAGGTCTTCCGCGAGATCGCCAAGGACTACCCCGACATCGACCCGTGGGAGAACCTCGTCGACGCGACCTGCATGGGCCTCGTGCAGCGGCCGGAGGAGTGGGACGTCCTCGTGCTGCCCAACCTCTACGGCGACATCCTCTCCGACCTCACCGCCGGCATGGTCGGTGGTCTCGGCGTCGCTCCCGGCGCCAACATCGGCGACGAGATCGCGGTCTTCGAGGCCACCCACGGCTCCGCGCCGAAGTACAAGGGCCAGAACAAGGTCAACCCCACCGCCATGATCCTCTCCGGCATGCTCATGCTCCGTCACCTCGGCGAGGGCGCGGCCGCGGACCGGCTCGAGCAGGCGGTCGGCGCGGTGCTCGGCGAGGGCAAGAGCGTCACCTACGACATGAAGCCGACGCGTGACGACCCGACGGCCGTCGGCACGTCGCAGTACGCCGACGCCATCATCGAGAAGCTGCAGAGCTAGGAGGATCCGGTTTCCATGGCACGTTCGGGCAAGGTGACCGTCGTCGGGGCCGGGTTCTACGGCTCGACGACCGCGCAACGGTTGGCGGAGTACGACATCTTCGACGAGGTCGTTCTCAGCGACATCGTCGAGGGCAAGCCGGAGGGCTTGGCGCTCGACATCGCGCAGAGCCGGTCGATCGAGGGCTTCGAGACGAAGGTGCGCGGCGTCACGACCGGGCCCAACGGCGAGGGCTACGAGCAGACTGCCGGGTCCGACATCGTCGTCATCACCGCCGGCCTGCCGCGCAAGCCGGGCATGAGCCGGATGGACCTCATCGAGACCAACGCCAAGATCGTGCGGGCGGTGACCGAGCAGGTCGTCAAGCACTCGCCCGATGCGGTGCTGGTCGTCGTCTCCAACCCGCTCGACGAGATGACAGCCCTCGCGGCCAACGTGTCGGGCTTCCCGAAGCACCGCGTCATCGGCCAGGCGGGGATGCTCGACACCGCGCGCTTCAAGCAGAAGGTCGCCGACCGCCTCGGCGTGGCGACCGCCGGCGTGGAGGCGATGACTCTCGGCAGCCACGGCGACACGATGGTGCCGGTGCCGTCGCTCGTCCGGGTCGACGGCAAGCCGATCCGCGATCTGCTCTCCGAGGCCGAGATCGACGACCTGGTGCAGCAGACCCGCGAGGGTGGCGCCGAGATCGTGGCCCTGCTCAAGACCGGCTCCGCCTACTACGCCCCGTCCGCCGCGGCGGCGCGCATGGTGCAGGCGGTGCACCAGGACAGCGGCGCCACCATGCCCGTCTGCACCTGGGTCGACGGTGCCTACGGCATCTCCGGCGTCTTCCTCGGCGTCCCCGCCCAGCTCGGGCGTGGCGGCGTGAAGAAGGTCGTCGAGCTCGACCTCGCCGACGACGAGCTCGCGGCCCTGCGCCAGGCCGCCGAGGCGGTGCGCACGAAGCAGGCGGACGTCGCCAACCTCTGACGTGATCCGGTCTGCGGTTCCTGCCACCATGGTGTGCAGACATGGACGACCCGTGCAGTAGTAGCGACGTGGGCGTGACCCGGTGATCTGGGTCAACGTCCTCGTCGTGCTCGCGCTGATCCTCGTCGAGGCACTGTTCGTGGCCTCGGAGATGGCGCTGGTCTCCCTGCGGGAGGGGCAGATCCGCGCGTTGGGTGAGCGGAGCCGCCGCGGCCGCCGGGTGCAGCGGCTGGTCGAGGACCCCAACCGTTTCCTCTCGGCCGTCCAGATCGGCGTCACGTTGACCGCGCTGCTGTCCTCGGCGTTCGGCGCGGTGACGCTGTCCGACTCGGCGTCCTCGGGCCTGCGAGGCCTGGGGCTCGCGCACACGCCCGCCCGCTGGATCGGGTTCTTCGCGGTGACGCTGCTGATCTTCTACGTGACGATGGTCATCGGCGAGCTCGCGCCGAAACGCCTGGCCCTGCAGCGATCCGAGGGCACCGCGCTGGTCGTCGCACCGGTCCTGGACCGCATCGCGATCGGCGTACGTCCGCTGATCTGGCTGCTGTCCAAGTCGACCAACGGCGTGGTGCGCTTGCTCGGCGGTGACCCCGGGGCCAACCGGCAGGCGATCACGGAAGAGGAGCTGCGCGGTCTCGTCACCGCCCACGAGTCGCTCAGCCGCGACGAGCGGGCGCTGATCGACGACGTCTTCTCCGCCGGCGACCGCCAGGTGCGCGAGGTCATGATCCCGCGCACCGAGGTCGCGTTCCTCGACGCGTCGATGACGATCGTGCGGGCGGCGAAGGACGTCGTCTCGATGCCCTACTCGCGGTTCCCGGTCGTCCGCGGCTCGCACGACGAGGTCATCGGCTTCGTGCACGTCCGCGACCTGCTCACGCCACCCGCCAACAGTCGCCGGGCGATGAAGGTGGCCGACGTGGCCCGCGAGGTCACCCTCGTGCCGGCGACGAAGCGCGTGCTGCCGGCTCTGTCGGAGATGCGCCGGGCCGGCGCCCACCTCGCCGTCGTCGTCGACGAGTACGGCGGGACCGCGGGCATCGTCACTCTCGAGGACCTCATCGAGGAGGTCATCGGCGACATCCGCGACGAGTACGACGCCCGCGGCGACGAGCCCAGGCGGCTGCGCGGCGGCGACGTCGAGGTCGACGGCCTGCGCAGCCGCGACGACTTCGCCGACGAGACGCAGCTCGAGCTGCCGGAGGGACCGTTCGAGACCGTCGCCGGCTACGTCATGGCGACCCTGGGTCGCGTGCCCAAGGTCGGCGACGTCGTGGAGATGCCCGGCGCCCGGCTGAGGGTCGCGGCGATGGACGGCCGCCGGGTGGCCCGGGTGCGGGTGACGCCGATCGCCACCGAGGAGCCGGCGAGCGAGTCGGCGTAGAAACGCGTGCGGGGTGCGCCCGGTGCGCCTGAAAGAATGCCTCCATGTCCCGCGTCCTGTCCGGCATCCAGCCGACCGCCGACTCCTTTCACCTCGGCAACTACGTGGGGGCGGTGCGCC from Mycobacteriales bacterium includes:
- a CDS encoding isocitrate/isopropylmalate dehydrogenase family protein, encoding MAGSTHRVTLIPGDGVGPELTEATRRVLEAAIATAGGSFDWDVHHAGVDIMEEKGTPLPDDVIASIRDTKVALKGPITTPIGTGFRSVNVALRFELDLYACLRPCKTYPGVRTRFDDVNVVIVRENMEDLYRGIEFKEGTPESKKVIDFLNGEFDNKKISADSGISIKPISRTGSERIIRWAFEYARANGRKRVHCVTKSNIMKFTDGLFLEVFREIAKDYPDIDPWENLVDATCMGLVQRPEEWDVLVLPNLYGDILSDLTAGMVGGLGVAPGANIGDEIAVFEATHGSAPKYKGQNKVNPTAMILSGMLMLRHLGEGAAADRLEQAVGAVLGEGKSVTYDMKPTRDDPTAVGTSQYADAIIEKLQS
- a CDS encoding hemolysin family protein, which encodes MIWVNVLVVLALILVEALFVASEMALVSLREGQIRALGERSRRGRRVQRLVEDPNRFLSAVQIGVTLTALLSSAFGAVTLSDSASSGLRGLGLAHTPARWIGFFAVTLLIFYVTMVIGELAPKRLALQRSEGTALVVAPVLDRIAIGVRPLIWLLSKSTNGVVRLLGGDPGANRQAITEEELRGLVTAHESLSRDERALIDDVFSAGDRQVREVMIPRTEVAFLDASMTIVRAAKDVVSMPYSRFPVVRGSHDEVIGFVHVRDLLTPPANSRRAMKVADVAREVTLVPATKRVLPALSEMRRAGAHLAVVVDEYGGTAGIVTLEDLIEEVIGDIRDEYDARGDEPRRLRGGDVEVDGLRSRDDFADETQLELPEGPFETVAGYVMATLGRVPKVGDVVEMPGARLRVAAMDGRRVARVRVTPIATEEPASESA
- the mdh gene encoding malate dehydrogenase, with amino-acid sequence MARSGKVTVVGAGFYGSTTAQRLAEYDIFDEVVLSDIVEGKPEGLALDIAQSRSIEGFETKVRGVTTGPNGEGYEQTAGSDIVVITAGLPRKPGMSRMDLIETNAKIVRAVTEQVVKHSPDAVLVVVSNPLDEMTALAANVSGFPKHRVIGQAGMLDTARFKQKVADRLGVATAGVEAMTLGSHGDTMVPVPSLVRVDGKPIRDLLSEAEIDDLVQQTREGGAEIVALLKTGSAYYAPSAAAARMVQAVHQDSGATMPVCTWVDGAYGISGVFLGVPAQLGRGGVKKVVELDLADDELAALRQAAEAVRTKQADVANL